One genomic region from Candidatus Hydrogenedens sp. encodes:
- the ychF gene encoding redox-regulated ATPase YchF codes for MGFSVGIIGLPNVGKSTLFNALTQSNHAQVANYPFCTIEPNHAVVRVPDENLDRLSAMIQPKQTIYATIEFVDIAGLVKGSHKGEGLGNQFLAHIRETDALIHIVRCFEDENIVHVHGVIDPLADIDVVNIELIFADLQQLERKIEKLHRQVKGDKKVIPLLELCERLKGHFEKGLPARVFPERDSDIFHELNEEMRFTTGKKIIYVANVDEKGLEHDPPVLDGIRKLAEHEGTEVVKVCAQLEMELAEMEEAERREFLMMDGATESALEQVVHTAYRLLSLVTFYTMAPPKEIRAWAVKEGTHVINAAGMIHTDFEKHFVCAEVVPVKEFLLHGGEAGARHAGAWRIEGRDYIVKDGDCIYIKANA; via the coding sequence GTGGGTTTTTCTGTAGGGATTATTGGTTTACCTAATGTTGGTAAGAGTACGCTTTTTAATGCACTAACCCAAAGTAATCATGCTCAGGTGGCGAATTATCCTTTTTGCACTATTGAGCCTAATCATGCAGTGGTAAGGGTGCCTGATGAAAACTTAGACCGATTGTCTGCAATGATTCAGCCGAAGCAGACTATTTATGCAACGATTGAGTTTGTGGACATAGCAGGTTTGGTAAAAGGGTCGCATAAGGGAGAAGGACTTGGTAATCAATTTTTGGCACATATTCGTGAAACGGATGCATTGATTCATATTGTTCGTTGTTTTGAGGATGAGAATATAGTCCATGTTCATGGTGTTATTGACCCTCTTGCTGATATTGATGTTGTTAATATTGAATTAATATTTGCAGACTTACAGCAATTGGAGCGTAAGATTGAGAAATTACATCGACAGGTAAAAGGGGATAAAAAGGTAATTCCTTTGTTGGAATTGTGTGAACGATTAAAGGGGCATTTTGAGAAAGGACTTCCTGCAAGGGTATTTCCTGAGCGGGATAGTGACATATTTCATGAGTTAAATGAGGAGATGCGTTTTACGACGGGTAAAAAGATTATCTATGTTGCGAATGTTGATGAGAAAGGATTGGAGCATGATCCACCTGTTTTGGATGGGATACGGAAGTTGGCTGAACATGAGGGGACAGAGGTTGTTAAGGTGTGTGCACAATTAGAAATGGAATTGGCAGAGATGGAGGAGGCGGAACGGAGAGAGTTTTTGATGATGGATGGGGCAACAGAGTCGGCATTGGAACAAGTGGTTCATACTGCGTATAGGTTGTTGAGTTTGGTAACGTTTTATACGATGGCACCTCCAAAAGAGATTCGTGCATGGGCGGTGAAGGAAGGAACCCATGTTATTAATGCTGCGGGTATGATTCATACCGATTTTGAAAAACATTTTGTTTGTGCAGAGGTCGTTCCCGTGAAGGAATTTTTGTTGCATGGTGGAGAAGCGGGAGCAAGACATGCTGGAGCATGGCGTATTGAAGGACGGGATTATATAGTTAAAGATGGCGATTGTATTTATATTAAGGCGAATGCATGA
- a CDS encoding MG2 domain-containing protein, with protein MKSKYFVFVFLSIVCCLVISCQDRNIKKEDRTPASKGVGKSPEGVQGVPKTVGESVSLQPIYQYPMAGEVIDKKFMLVFDKKVYFPSDVSVDDYIKTEPPLRGVVECLGNAIVFNLLQDLPTDVEDIKICVHPQLQSEDGLKIDPQKLCYQLPTKGIKVLEGQFKDVNESRFLFSLKFSQAVLAGDVKSFILLTNKDGGDVEFSVQDTGNPTEVVDLEIKRSADEPYKMLIKPGYWDSEKRYKGQGAYFEFPLKERLEVVECKVREYGYLQITFSRPVSGSVILKSVYVTYPNQARIEYNAIPADWGMVNEPVISTAYTMANVEPDYWRVLDAVSSSGKTFNVGDYIKEKGSKSWLLKVKPGISVDIINVGIKQYTWSTDYALLQEEYKWTSQRSTSDFKIDYIYWNNKGLDGVSCSVNMPPIDIDKAINYLEIIPPVENLLLQTKGWGNIQIDGDWKSGINYVMKWKAGLEWGGDSISGYKVLSNDYVYPLAKVPEYKTLDFANDDKYYIVPLHEKNFVRVGSRNVPKGYIHVYEVITENLPVWIGNVSANSIPFEINERTTKYLTAIPVEFPNCIDKASYVDVDLTNYLAGYPKGVFTLCLSDTKKPGVLRASWENKASTSSGEEDDEEYERYDYEDEWGYGDENRFYSDYKGVRSDICYVLWTRLGVVSHWNDTGLIAFVHDLLDLTPQANAVVTAYSIKNRKVGEGITDNKGFVKISVDDKGLGSPYLLTVRTDKDFTFVFLVPKPLPTFKDLEKYDKYDSEGYDAFIYADRNLYRPGETIHSRWIVRTKYGSEVVHAPLELRFVNPQNKVILRKIVNLSELGTGGEDIVTEMTYLTGNYNLGLYVPGGERICGSTIIHIEDFVPDQIKTELTVSEDFWVVGSKQSVESVSHYFVGPPANDLNCKWKLVITKKEFESDKWKGYRFGNDEIFKTVVMDLGVQKTDKDGKSKLEFVFNPLGFINVPVEISTIAEVSESGGRAVFGVKKVIGYPEDIVCGLGLEKIGDKLQASVALVDKNFDPAPDQEVEVFLEKVEWTYVNRVYRGAFPQWERVFKVIEQKKIVTNNGMAVVLFDSPLPYYSYRIRAQRVGSKVFSERSFYYVPSQMIDLKDKPPELVKIHIEDKRWSVGEDVPVTIEVPFDGKAVVIVQGDKIWDGQIIDIVSGKGMFSLPIKEEYYPNVWVGVSALHVPTKEEVEISPYSSFSFAKVEVENPKGKLNLVFSDLPTEVKPQTEVEVSVRATDKDNRPLVGELTIALVDEGIHSIVGYISPDPYAWFGRARYSPIQRVHYYDHVAYHYDPTLPGGDMLARMLSSGKPEISDTWIKPVALWSGVVRTDEQGIAKASFRLPEFNGTLRIVVVGVNKELVGSVEGSLFVRRPCVIQTHLPRFLRPNDKAILFARSLNSQDVPLDVKVSMSPSEALQIIPTFFEWESKPQSLSLSPEINLTCVSGLSQAKIDWQYQIVDKQGNVVDQFSQETPIPNRIPAIYEQRRKTYMISPGEILKLDTNDFVVDDLLETEIKVGGSPLLQIEPAISWLWKYPYSCCEQKISRLYGLYLFRHYVQNSMPETINKELYNNILLTLVNEIFAHQQANGGFSLWPYSNSTDLKTSLHTALLLALINRDKELQIPEKPYRRLMEFLQDVCRRGDSENSVAWEAQAFATLILSINGDPSASERLVNYLKVDLPRNLRVMLLMGAHICGKPKEFIVPYVKLLTWETEHENVKNTYEFNSQQMRSLALKLISHVIADSSPDIIIDCQRPLIEYVSKSYSFTTYELAFVLMALDMSFKKLGVQPSECVAQININGQIEDLKGTELFFKKVKGTTQVEIQNKCESPLFVLWSIHGVPTNPPTGEESQDIQLTRMVYTQQKKVLTDNKYSQGNVYLLLFTVKPEYDVDNLILSQLLPAGLEIENPRLTPEGMDDMISGTLKYSFRQINPEHVEIRDDKLIVAFPPLESSKDLVYAYGCIVRAITKGSFEFPGARIEDMYKPEIFARLSTQQIEVE; from the coding sequence ATGAAAAGTAAATATTTTGTATTTGTTTTCCTATCCATTGTTTGTTGTTTAGTTATCTCTTGTCAAGATAGAAATATAAAGAAGGAGGATAGGACACCTGCAAGTAAAGGGGTTGGGAAGTCTCCTGAAGGAGTGCAAGGAGTTCCAAAAACGGTGGGTGAGAGCGTATCATTACAGCCGATATATCAATATCCAATGGCTGGGGAAGTGATAGATAAAAAATTTATGTTGGTGTTTGATAAAAAGGTATATTTCCCATCAGATGTATCTGTTGATGATTATATAAAGACAGAGCCGCCGTTGAGGGGAGTTGTAGAATGTTTGGGGAATGCAATCGTTTTTAATTTATTGCAGGATTTGCCTACAGATGTTGAAGATATTAAGATTTGTGTACATCCACAGTTGCAGTCGGAAGATGGCTTGAAAATAGATCCTCAAAAGTTGTGTTATCAATTACCAACAAAGGGTATTAAGGTTTTAGAAGGTCAATTTAAGGATGTAAATGAGAGCCGTTTTTTGTTTTCGTTGAAGTTTAGTCAGGCGGTTTTGGCGGGAGATGTGAAGTCGTTTATTTTATTAACTAATAAGGATGGAGGAGATGTTGAGTTTAGTGTGCAGGATACAGGGAATCCAACGGAGGTAGTTGATTTAGAGATAAAGAGGTCTGCTGATGAGCCGTATAAGATGCTGATAAAGCCTGGGTATTGGGACAGTGAAAAGAGATATAAGGGGCAAGGGGCATATTTTGAATTTCCTTTGAAAGAGCGGTTGGAGGTGGTTGAATGTAAGGTGAGGGAGTATGGATATTTACAAATTACGTTTTCAAGACCTGTTTCGGGCAGTGTTATTTTAAAATCTGTTTATGTGACTTATCCTAATCAGGCGAGGATTGAATATAATGCGATTCCTGCGGATTGGGGGATGGTTAATGAGCCTGTAATTAGCACGGCATATACTATGGCAAATGTGGAACCTGATTATTGGAGGGTGTTAGATGCGGTATCGTCCTCGGGAAAAACCTTTAATGTGGGGGATTACATTAAGGAGAAGGGATCTAAATCATGGTTGTTAAAGGTTAAGCCAGGCATCTCGGTGGATATTATTAATGTAGGCATAAAACAGTATACGTGGTCAACGGATTATGCCCTTTTACAGGAGGAGTATAAATGGACTTCTCAAAGGAGTACATCTGATTTTAAGATTGATTATATATACTGGAATAACAAAGGATTGGATGGTGTTTCGTGTTCGGTTAATATGCCTCCGATTGATATTGATAAGGCTATAAACTATCTTGAAATAATTCCTCCTGTTGAGAATCTTTTGTTGCAGACGAAGGGATGGGGTAATATTCAGATTGATGGTGATTGGAAATCAGGTATAAATTATGTGATGAAATGGAAAGCAGGATTGGAATGGGGAGGCGATTCTATTTCTGGATATAAGGTTTTATCAAATGATTATGTATATCCGTTGGCGAAGGTTCCGGAGTATAAAACGTTAGATTTTGCAAATGATGATAAATATTATATAGTTCCTCTTCATGAAAAAAATTTTGTGCGTGTTGGTAGTCGTAATGTTCCGAAGGGTTATATTCACGTTTATGAGGTGATTACGGAAAATCTTCCTGTATGGATAGGGAATGTTTCGGCGAATAGTATTCCGTTTGAAATAAATGAGAGGACGACAAAATATCTGACTGCTATTCCTGTTGAATTTCCGAATTGTATTGATAAAGCGAGTTATGTAGATGTTGATTTGACAAATTACTTGGCTGGGTATCCGAAAGGGGTTTTTACATTATGTTTATCAGATACAAAGAAACCGGGTGTGTTGAGGGCATCATGGGAAAATAAGGCTTCTACCTCATCAGGAGAGGAAGATGACGAGGAATATGAAAGGTATGATTATGAAGATGAGTGGGGGTATGGTGATGAGAATCGATTTTATTCGGATTATAAAGGAGTTCGAAGTGATATATGTTATGTGTTGTGGACAAGATTGGGGGTTGTTTCGCATTGGAATGATACGGGGTTGATTGCCTTTGTACATGATTTGTTAGATTTAACTCCGCAAGCGAATGCAGTTGTAACGGCTTATTCGATTAAGAATCGTAAAGTAGGTGAAGGTATAACGGATAATAAGGGTTTTGTGAAAATATCAGTTGATGATAAAGGGTTGGGAAGTCCATATCTATTGACGGTTCGTACTGATAAAGATTTTACCTTTGTATTTTTGGTTCCTAAACCGCTACCTACCTTTAAGGATTTGGAGAAGTATGATAAATATGATAGTGAAGGATATGATGCTTTTATTTATGCGGATAGGAATTTGTATCGACCGGGAGAGACGATTCATTCGAGGTGGATTGTTAGGACAAAGTATGGTTCAGAAGTTGTACATGCTCCTTTAGAATTACGATTTGTTAATCCACAAAATAAGGTGATTTTACGTAAGATAGTGAATTTGTCGGAATTGGGTACGGGTGGTGAAGATATAGTTACAGAGATGACGTATTTGACAGGAAATTATAATTTGGGTTTGTATGTTCCAGGTGGAGAACGTATTTGTGGCTCTACAATTATACATATTGAGGATTTTGTGCCCGACCAGATTAAGACGGAGCTAACTGTTAGTGAAGATTTTTGGGTTGTAGGTTCTAAACAAAGTGTAGAATCTGTTTCTCATTATTTTGTAGGACCACCAGCCAATGATTTGAATTGTAAATGGAAATTGGTTATTACAAAGAAGGAGTTTGAGAGTGATAAATGGAAGGGTTATCGGTTTGGTAACGATGAGATATTTAAGACGGTAGTTATGGATTTAGGGGTTCAAAAAACGGATAAGGATGGTAAATCGAAGTTGGAATTTGTGTTTAATCCACTGGGCTTTATTAATGTACCTGTTGAAATATCGACGATAGCGGAAGTTTCGGAATCTGGTGGCAGGGCAGTTTTTGGTGTTAAGAAGGTTATAGGTTATCCAGAGGATATTGTTTGTGGGTTAGGCCTTGAAAAGATTGGTGATAAGTTGCAGGCGAGTGTTGCTTTGGTGGATAAAAATTTTGACCCTGCTCCGGATCAGGAAGTTGAAGTATTTTTAGAGAAAGTTGAATGGACTTATGTGAATCGTGTTTATAGAGGAGCTTTTCCGCAATGGGAACGTGTCTTTAAAGTTATTGAACAGAAAAAAATAGTCACCAATAATGGGATGGCTGTTGTTTTATTTGATAGTCCGTTACCGTATTATTCTTATAGGATTCGGGCGCAAAGAGTTGGTTCAAAAGTTTTTTCAGAACGTTCGTTTTATTATGTTCCTTCGCAAATGATTGACTTGAAAGATAAGCCTCCAGAACTGGTAAAAATACATATTGAGGATAAAAGGTGGTCTGTTGGTGAGGATGTTCCTGTAACTATTGAAGTGCCTTTCGATGGTAAGGCTGTGGTAATAGTTCAGGGAGACAAGATATGGGATGGGCAGATTATAGATATTGTTTCGGGGAAGGGGATGTTTTCATTGCCAATAAAAGAAGAATATTATCCGAATGTTTGGGTTGGAGTTTCGGCGCTACACGTGCCTACCAAAGAGGAAGTGGAAATTAGCCCATATTCTTCATTTTCTTTTGCTAAAGTTGAGGTAGAAAATCCGAAAGGCAAATTAAATCTTGTTTTTTCTGATTTGCCTACAGAGGTAAAACCGCAGACGGAGGTTGAGGTATCCGTTCGGGCAACGGATAAGGATAATAGACCCTTGGTAGGAGAGTTGACAATTGCTTTAGTAGACGAAGGGATACATTCAATAGTTGGGTATATTTCACCTGACCCGTATGCGTGGTTTGGTAGGGCTCGTTATTCACCCATTCAACGAGTACATTATTATGACCATGTGGCTTATCATTATGACCCAACCTTACCTGGTGGTGATATGTTGGCGAGAATGTTATCATCTGGGAAGCCTGAAATAAGTGATACCTGGATTAAACCTGTTGCTTTATGGTCTGGTGTAGTTCGTACTGACGAACAGGGTATCGCAAAGGCTTCTTTCCGTTTGCCTGAATTTAATGGTACGTTACGAATAGTGGTAGTAGGTGTTAACAAAGAGCTGGTGGGTTCTGTTGAAGGTTCGTTATTTGTTCGTAGACCTTGTGTGATTCAGACACATTTGCCAAGATTTTTACGACCTAATGATAAGGCGATACTATTTGCAAGGAGTTTGAATTCTCAAGATGTTCCGTTAGATGTCAAGGTTTCTATGTCGCCGAGTGAAGCACTTCAAATAATACCTACATTTTTTGAATGGGAATCAAAACCTCAAAGTCTTAGTTTATCACCCGAAATAAATTTAACTTGTGTGTCTGGTTTAAGTCAGGCGAAGATTGATTGGCAATACCAAATTGTTGATAAACAAGGAAATGTGGTTGACCAATTTAGTCAAGAGACGCCTATACCTAATCGAATCCCTGCGATATATGAGCAACGGAGAAAAACGTATATGATTTCTCCAGGGGAGATACTTAAATTGGATACTAACGATTTTGTTGTGGATGACCTGTTAGAGACGGAAATAAAAGTGGGAGGTAGTCCACTATTACAAATAGAGCCGGCTATATCGTGGTTGTGGAAGTATCCGTATTCATGTTGTGAACAAAAAATTTCACGATTATATGGGTTGTATCTATTTCGTCATTATGTCCAGAATTCTATGCCAGAGACAATAAATAAGGAGTTATATAATAATATTTTACTAACCCTTGTTAATGAAATATTTGCACACCAGCAGGCAAATGGAGGTTTTTCACTTTGGCCTTATTCGAATTCTACCGACCTTAAAACATCACTTCATACAGCCTTATTGCTGGCTCTTATAAATAGGGATAAAGAATTACAAATTCCTGAAAAGCCATATCGAAGGCTTATGGAGTTTTTGCAAGATGTGTGTCGTAGAGGTGATTCGGAGAATAGTGTAGCCTGGGAGGCTCAGGCGTTTGCAACGCTTATCTTATCTATCAATGGAGACCCATCCGCAAGTGAGCGTTTGGTGAATTATTTGAAAGTAGATTTGCCTCGGAATTTGAGGGTTATGCTTCTTATGGGTGCACATATCTGTGGTAAGCCTAAAGAGTTTATTGTCCCCTATGTTAAATTATTGACCTGGGAGACAGAACATGAGAATGTAAAGAATACATACGAGTTTAATTCTCAACAAATGAGGTCTTTGGCTTTAAAGCTTATTTCGCATGTAATAGCAGACTCATCGCCGGATATAATTATAGATTGTCAGAGACCATTAATTGAATATGTATCTAAATCGTATTCTTTTACCACTTATGAATTAGCCTTTGTGTTAATGGCATTGGATATGAGTTTTAAGAAATTAGGGGTTCAGCCGTCGGAATGTGTTGCTCAAATCAATATAAACGGTCAAATAGAGGATTTGAAGGGAACCGAATTATTTTTTAAGAAGGTTAAAGGAACGACTCAGGTAGAAATACAGAATAAATGTGAATCGCCTTTGTTTGTTTTGTGGAGTATTCATGGAGTTCCGACCAATCCGCCTACAGGTGAGGAGTCGCAGGATATTCAGTTAACAAGAATGGTATATACACAGCAGAAAAAAGTGTTGACGGATAATAAATATTCTCAAGGAAATGTGTACTTACTTTTGTTTACAGTTAAACCGGAGTACGATGTTGATAATCTTATTTTGTCGCAGTTGTTACCAGCAGGATTAGAAATAGAAAATCCACGGTTAACTCCGGAAGGGATGGATGATATGATTTCGGGGACATTAAAATATTCCTTTAGGCAGATTAATCCGGAGCATGTAGAGATACGGGATGATAAATTAATAGTTGCTTTTCCACCGTTAGAATCTTCGAAGGATCTTGTATATGCTTATGGATGTATTGTGCGTGCAATTACAAAGGGTAGTTTTGAGTTTCCGGGTGCACGAATTGAAGATATGTATAAGCCTGAAATATTTGCGAGATTATCTACACAACAGATAGAGGTTGAGTAA
- the pbpC gene encoding penicillin-binding protein 1C, with protein sequence MRRRWFILTLIVFCGFFIIISVIDIVYLWNLGPTNPCDFLHVDYSPRVFSKEGQLLWVGLNSAQQWCLPVDIHKVTPHLIDATVSIEDQRFWEHRGVDIVAVCRAIFQNIRARRIVSGASTITMQVIKQYYQQHGNGFINSNIGKFQFKLLQAIQSLRLERCATKEEILQTYLNNVSYGGNLLGVESASWRYFGKTGEVLNIGECALLAGLPKSPEIYRPDRCPRISMNRMKYVLNRMKEENYITDGQYKQYIESPLKIAFYPFPCYAQHWIARHKNLFDKEKKIFTYLDYELQVQVEEILKKRVQQWSPEISTASAMVVDVPSGEVLVRVGGVKERSRIPVSYFDFCSIPRSPGSSLKPFLYCLAMEKGFLFPEEILYDSEFDVGNYAPKNFDELYHGFIDATTALRYSLNIPAVLLLERLGTYPFVERLRNCSVHLKSEVTTYKNSNLGVILGNCEVSMEEMMQAYFCLAHEGYFKPLKIVRDEKEVEGFQVFDRGSVLVLYRMMEGKLSGEKIKDAVRFSRSPTRICWKTGTSSGRKDAWAFVFNEQYVVGVWMGNPQSTGSAKLVGALSAYPVACDIFRILPMKKNEKEFPDFTDDAVKQIEVCSLSGLPVNPHCKSKKLVYVSSNTPISRICDVHYFDAQSGMVKERFPSRSRGWDLARVSTVQKGDDNEEVLTELKILNPADGAKFVYSHVPSNSMIKLRSSKDNMSTIHWYVDDQYLGSSTWEQPLWWNLVPGKHKIYCLDSSNNEDVVFVEVFLPEEMMKIAHREN encoded by the coding sequence ATGAGACGAAGATGGTTCATATTGACACTAATTGTATTTTGTGGTTTTTTTATCATTATAAGTGTGATTGATATTGTTTATTTGTGGAATTTAGGTCCGACTAATCCGTGCGATTTTTTGCATGTTGATTATTCCCCCAGAGTATTTTCTAAAGAGGGTCAACTTTTATGGGTTGGTTTGAATAGTGCTCAACAATGGTGTTTGCCAGTAGATATACATAAGGTTACGCCACATCTTATTGATGCTACAGTTTCAATAGAAGACCAACGATTTTGGGAACATAGAGGAGTAGATATTGTTGCTGTATGCCGTGCTATTTTTCAGAATATACGTGCCCGACGAATAGTGTCAGGTGCATCAACAATTACGATGCAGGTGATAAAACAATATTATCAGCAACATGGAAATGGTTTTATAAATTCAAATATCGGCAAATTCCAATTTAAGTTATTGCAGGCAATTCAATCTTTGCGTCTGGAACGGTGTGCTACCAAAGAGGAGATATTGCAGACTTATTTGAATAATGTATCTTATGGTGGAAATTTGTTAGGGGTTGAGTCGGCAAGTTGGCGTTATTTTGGTAAGACGGGGGAAGTTCTGAATATTGGAGAATGTGCTTTATTAGCGGGTTTACCGAAATCGCCAGAGATATATCGGCCAGATAGATGTCCACGTATAAGTATGAACAGAATGAAGTATGTTTTGAATCGGATGAAAGAGGAGAATTATATCACTGATGGGCAATATAAGCAGTATATAGAATCTCCACTGAAAATAGCCTTTTATCCTTTCCCTTGTTATGCACAACATTGGATTGCGAGACATAAGAATTTGTTCGATAAGGAGAAGAAGATTTTTACTTATTTGGATTATGAGTTACAGGTACAAGTTGAAGAGATATTAAAGAAAAGAGTTCAGCAATGGTCTCCAGAAATATCCACTGCATCAGCGATGGTGGTTGATGTTCCGTCGGGTGAGGTATTGGTTCGTGTGGGTGGTGTCAAGGAACGTTCCAGAATCCCTGTAAGTTATTTTGACTTTTGTAGTATTCCACGTTCGCCGGGGTCTTCGTTAAAGCCATTTTTATATTGTCTTGCAATGGAGAAAGGATTTCTTTTTCCAGAGGAAATATTATATGATTCTGAATTTGATGTGGGTAATTATGCCCCGAAGAATTTTGATGAATTATACCACGGTTTTATTGATGCAACGACTGCGCTTCGCTATTCATTGAATATTCCTGCAGTGCTTTTGTTGGAACGATTGGGGACGTATCCTTTTGTTGAGAGACTGAGAAATTGCAGTGTTCATTTGAAGTCAGAGGTAACAACATATAAGAACTCAAATTTGGGGGTTATTCTTGGGAACTGCGAAGTGAGTATGGAGGAGATGATGCAGGCTTACTTCTGTCTTGCACATGAGGGGTATTTTAAGCCGTTGAAAATTGTAAGGGATGAGAAGGAAGTGGAAGGATTTCAGGTATTTGATCGTGGAAGTGTTTTAGTTTTATATCGAATGATGGAAGGGAAATTGAGTGGGGAAAAGATAAAGGATGCGGTTCGCTTTTCTCGATCGCCTACTCGTATTTGTTGGAAAACAGGAACGTCTTCTGGGCGAAAGGATGCATGGGCATTTGTGTTTAATGAACAGTATGTCGTTGGAGTATGGATGGGTAACCCTCAATCTACTGGTAGTGCAAAATTGGTTGGGGCTTTATCAGCATATCCTGTGGCTTGTGATATATTTCGAATACTTCCGATGAAGAAGAATGAAAAGGAATTCCCTGATTTTACTGATGATGCGGTGAAACAGATTGAGGTGTGTAGTTTAAGTGGTTTGCCAGTTAACCCTCATTGCAAATCAAAAAAATTAGTATATGTTTCATCAAACACGCCAATATCGCGGATATGTGATGTGCATTATTTTGATGCTCAGTCGGGGATGGTTAAGGAACGGTTTCCATCTCGTAGTCGGGGTTGGGATTTAGCACGTGTAAGTACTGTCCAAAAAGGGGATGATAATGAAGAAGTTCTTACAGAATTAAAAATATTAAATCCGGCAGATGGTGCAAAATTCGTTTATAGCCACGTACCATCCAATAGCATGATAAAACTGCGGAGTTCAAAGGATAATATGAGTACTATTCATTGGTATGTTGACGACCAATATTTAGGTAGTAGTACTTGGGAACAACCGTTATGGTGGAATCTTGTTCCTGGAAAGCATAAGATTTATTGTTTGGATTCTTCTAATAATGAGGATGTAGTATTTGTTGAGGTTTTTTTACCTGAGGAGATGATGAAAATAGCACATAGAGAAAACTAA